ATGGTGTTCATGTTGGTGTTGATGGTACTTGGCCAGAAAGTGGTCAGCGTATGCAGTGGTGCGACGGTAAGGATACTTGGACCTGGGGGAATAGTCAACGAACCGAAGAAAGACATTGTGGTGTTCCGGGATTTATTTATATAGATATTGATAAAGCTGGTGAGCATGATATTCAATTCAGTATGCGGGAGGATGGTTTTGAAATGGATCAGTTTATCCTAACCAAGGATAGCTCTTTTCATCCAGCGAAGAAAAGTGTGGTTGTGGCTGATCAAGACGTATTGGCCATGGTGAAAGAAGTAAGGCCAAGTGCTAAAATATATCCTGCTCAGGCCTTTAAGAGTACTAAAAATACTTTTTATAATGATAAGAAGTGGTTAGCTATTAACCCGGAGAAATTTAATGAGGCTGAAGCTTCTCTTGATTTTGAGGGTCCAGAAGGTAACTATGACGTACTTCTTTTTACGGTTGGTGAAAATGATGGTCGTTCTATATACACTTTGAAAAAAAACGATGAGAGTTTTCAGGATTTTAGAACTCCGCTGAGCAGTAATATGTTTGAGGAAGGGTTGGAATATGTAAAAGTATATTCCAATATTGAATTGAAGAATAATGATGCCATTGGCTTAAAGGCGGTTCCAAAGAGTAAGGATGGTAAAGAATTTAGCCGTGCGCGTTGGAGTGGGTTGGTATTGGTAAAGGCGGGTACTGGTAAAAAGCTGTTGGAGGAAATACAACAGAAAATGGCAGACCAGACCAATTTAAAGATTACGGGAGAACTTAAAAAGTGGCACAAGGTAACTCTAACTTTTGATGGGCCAAGTACTTCTGAGGATGCAGATTACAATCCTTTTATGAACTATCGTTTTAATGTAACCTTTACGCACAAGCAGAGTAAAAAGTCTTTTGTTGTACCGGGTTATTATGCGGCAGATGGTGATGCCGGACAATCTTCTTCCATCAAAGGAAACAAATGGCGTGTGCATTTTGCTCCCGATGAAATAGGAGAGTGGACGTATGATGTTGATTTTAGAAAAGGTAACTATTCTGCGGTAAGTACAAAATCCAATACGGGTGTCAGTGCAGGCTTTATGGACGGAGCAAGTGGAACGTTCAACATAGAAAAAACCGATAAATCTGGTGCGGATTTTAGAGGAAAAGGAAGGTTGCGATATGTTGGCGAACGTTATTTGAAGTTTGCCGAGACAGGTGAATACTTTCTGAAACAAGGTCCTGATGCTCCCGAAAATTTCTTGTCCTATGTAGATTTGGACGGTACGTTTAAGGATGATGGTCATAAGGATAAGATGGTGAAAACATGGTCCGCACATTTACAGGATTATAAGCAGAATGACCCAACCTGGAAGAATGGCAAGGGAAAAGCTATTATTGGGGCATTGAATTATTTGGCTTCAAAAGGTTTGAATTCGGTTTCGTTTTTGACTAACAATATAGCAGGTGATGACCAGAACGTTTTTCCATATGTCGATTATGACACGTATGACCGAATAGATGTTTCCAAAATGGACCAGTGGGAAATTATTTTTGAGCATGCACAAAAGCTAGGTCTTTTTCTTCATTTTAAACTTTTAGAAGTAGAAAATCAGGGACTCTTGGATAATGGGGGGGTTGGTGCAAATACAAAATTGTACTACCGTGAGATAATGGCGCGTTTTGGACATCATTTAGCACTTAACTGGAATCTTTGCGAGGAAAATGGCGAATGGGTAAAGAACCCGACCACGCCACCGCAGGAAGAGGAGCAGCGTTTGGCAATGACCACTTATTTCAAAAAGAACGACCCCTACCATCATCATTTGGTAATTCATAACGGAAAAGATTTTGTAGACCTTTTAGGACCTGAAAGTGGACTTACGGGACCATCCGTTCAGACCAATAAAACCGATTTTAGTCGTGTTCACGGGCAGGTGTTACATTGGTTGGATGAGTCTAAAAAGGCAGGTTTCCAATGGGCCGTTGCGGTAGATGAGCCTGGTGATGCGCAACATTCGCTAATTACGGATGCAGAAAACCCCGATCATGATAATGCTCGTAGAAATGGCCTTTGGGGTACTTTTATGGCCGGCGGATGGGGTAATGAATGGTATTTTGGTTATGCACACCCACATTCAGACCTTACCTGTGAAGATTACCGCTCTAGAGACCTCTTTTGGGATCAGGCGGTAAATGCGGTTAAGTTCTTTAAGGAAAACAATATTCCTTTTTGGGAGACCGAAAACAGAAATGATTTAGTTGGAAATTCAGATAACAAAAACACAGTGTATTGCTTGGCCAAAGAGAATGAGGTATATGCGGTATATCTAAATTCTGTTCCAACGGCTACGCTAGATTTATCCAATGCCTCTGGTGATTTTGAAGTGCTTTGGTTCAATCCGAAAAAAGGAGGTGAACTTAGAAAATCCAAAGTAAAGAAAGTATCGGGAGGTTCAGTGGTAGAACTAGGAAAATCACCTGATAAGAAACAGCAAGATTGGGCTATTTTACTTCGAAGAGCAAATTAATATTACATGAAGATCAATGGATATTTTGCGGTAGTAGGCATAGTGGTATTAGCTCTTTCGTGCAAGGCCAAACAAAGTAATATACCGTCCGAATCAACAAACGATGAGGACGGTTATGTTTCGCTCTATAATGGGCGTGATATGAGCAATTGGAATATCATGTGCCGAGACAAGGAGCCAGGTTTGGCGGAGAAAGTTTTTGCTGCCGGCGAAAACGGAGAAATGCATGTCTATAAAGATTTTCCAAACGGCGACCGTACCGAAGTAGGGAAAAATGGAACCCACTGTATGTTCTTTACGAAAGAAAAGTATAGCAGTTATAGCTTTAAATTCGAGTATAAGTGGGGTGATAAAATTTTTAATAATTACGACCAGTTTCAATATGATGCAGGAATGTATTTTCATGTTTTTGATGTAAATATTTGGCCAAAGGGATTAGAGTATCAAGTTCGTTATGACGATTCTAAAAATGAAAACCATACCGGTTGTGTTTGGAACTCAGGTGCTAAGTTTGATTGGTATGCTGATAATTCAGAAGAAACCCCAAAACTAAGGACTTACCTTTCTAAAGAAGAGGGTGGTGTGGCACAGGAGCACCGTGGAGGTGAACATAAAGCTCATAAGGGGGCGGAATTTCACGCTCTTGATGGACAATGGAACCAATGCGAAGTTATCGTTATGGGCAATGCTTATGCGGTTTATAAACTAAACGGAAAGATTGTAAATGTTCTGACCAATCTCAGTCACTCAGAGGGTGAAATAGGCTTGCAAGCGGAAACTGCAGAGATTTTTTATCGAAATATAAAAATAAAAGTTTTTGATGAGGTTTTACCCATAGAGGAAGCCCTTCGCTAGGCATTGATATCAAATTAAAGTAAGGTTCAAAGATGTTTTCCAGTATGAGTAATGCTGAAACATCTTTGAACTTTTTTTGTTGAAACTAAGACGTATTGGTCGTAAACCCTTAAAACTTTATTAGGGATTGAGGAATCTGTTTAGCGTAGCTTATAAAACTAAAGCAGGTCTCTAATTATAGCTTTCTGATCACTTTACAAGGGTTTCCAAATGCCAAAACATCATCTGGAAGGTCTTTGGTAACGACACTACCGGCGCCTATGGTTACATTGTTTCCAATGGTTACGCCAGGAAAGATGACAGAGTTTCCGCCAATCCAAACATTATCACCAATAGAAACCGGTTTCGTATGGGTCAGGTAGCGAGATTGCCCTTCTTCGGTAATTATCCTCTCGGAAGCTTTTAGAGGGTGTGTAGCGGTATAAATTTGTACGTAGGGAGCTATAAGTCCGTTTTTACCGATTGTAATTGTATTGTTGTCAAGAAAAATGCAATTGGTGTTTACAAAAGTGCCATCACCTATAATGATGTTTTCGCCATAATCACAGAAAAAGGGAGCTTCGATCCATACACCATCTCCTTTCTTATGAAAAAGGTCGGTGAGAATGATATCACGTTCACTACTTAATTCAGGATTTAGAGCATTGTATTGCAGTAATAACTTTCGTGCTTTATGGTACATGGCCAATAGTTCTGGATCTCGAGAATTATAAGGGTCTCCATGGAGCATTTTTTCTTTTTCGGTCATATCTGCAATTGGCAATAGATTTTATAATGGAGGAAACTGGTCCTAATATTTTGTTTTATCGTTTTTAGAGGCCCAGTCGTTGAACACTTCTACGGCCTCATTTTGTAGCATTTGCTTAAAGTGAATCTGCCGGTCTTCCATACCAACCTCTAATTCATCGTAAATAAACTGATCGTCAAAATCTATGGCTTTGGCATCAGCTTTATCGCAGCCATAATATACGGCTTTAGGTCTAGCCCAATAAATGGCACCAAAACACATGGGGCAAGGCTCACAAGAAGTATAAATAATACAATCGGTTAACTGAAACGTATTCAATTTTTTACAGGCATCTCTAATGACAACCATTTCGGCATGTGCAGTAGGGTCATTGGTTGAGGTTACTTTATTGTGGCCTTCAGCAATGATTTTCCCGTCTTTAACGACTACAGCACCAAAAGGTCCACCTGCATTTGAGTTCATTCCCTTGGCAGCCATTTCAATAGCACGACACATAAAAAATTCATGTTTGTTTGTCATCATAAAATATCGGATTAGTGATTGTGAAGTACAGGTTTAAGCGAGTGGCTTATGAAGGGAAATTGCTCCTTAGAAACCAAACGCATGTACACTGTATATTAGTGGATGCAAAATTACATATTTTCACGTGGTTTTCGCTCTTTTTATCAATCGTCATCAGTTAGATGGGTTAAAATACCATGTTAAATAGAATTAGATAGAAACGAACCTGATTTCAACATGCTTTCTCTTAATTACATAGTAATCCATAATTCATGTCCATATAGGATTGTTTTCAAGATTGCGGAGTGCTAATAAGCTTCTTTAATCTGTTTATCTTTGCAGCAGGGTTTGATTTTCTTCAAGCCCATTTTTGTATTATGTAAAGTAGAGATTAGAAATGAGAAATGGATATTACATAATTTTTTTGTTAGTGCTACTTCCCTTTATTGGAACCGCACAAACGCTGCTGCCACCTATTTATAATTATAAGGTGTTTGAGTATAATGCAGGAGCCCAGAATTGGGGGCTCAGTATAGATGAAAACGGACATGTTTATGCGGCCAATGATAAGGGTTTGCTTTCTTATAATGGAGAGGAATGGATTTTAAACAAACTACCCAATAATACGGTAGTACGTTCCGTAGCGACCAATAAAGATAGGGTGTATACGGGTTCGTACGAAGAATTTGGGTATTGGGAGAAATCGGATATTGGGCAGTTGAATTATACTTCACTGACTTCGCTGATAAAAAACCATACGTTTACCAGTGAGGAATTTTGGCAGATATTACCATTTAAAGAGTCTGTCTATTTTCGGTCATTTTCTACTTTGTACAAATATGAAGGTGAAAAAATAATGGTAATAGACCCGGAATTTGTAGTAACGGCCCTAGCAGTGTATAACAATGAGGTGTATGTAACGGCAAAGAATGAAGGACTCTATGTTTTGAGGGAAAATCAGCTTAAATCCATCGCTAATAAAGAGGTTTTGAAAAACCAGACCATTACGGATATGGTTCCTTTTGATAATGGGCTCTTGATCGGGACTCAGTTAAACGGATGTTTGTTATTCAAAGATGATGCGTTTTTGCCTTTTAATACAGATATGAACAACCGTTTAAAAGAACATCAGCTCAATAAAATATTACCATTGGATACTGGGGAAATTGTCTTTGGTACAATAAAGAACGGCATCTATATTTATGATAATCTTAAAGGAACTTCTCGTAATCTTAATAGAAATACGGGCTTGCAAAACAATACAGTGCTCTCTTTGGCAAAGTTCAATGATCAATTTTGGGCAGGGTTGGAAAGTGGAATAGATCGGATTCAGGTAAACTCACCAATTACTTTTTATACGGATCATACCGGGTCATTGGGTACCGTTCATGATGTGGCGATAAAAGATAGGACCACGTATCTGGGCAGTAACACGGGAATCTATTATTTTAAGGATGATGAGCTGGAGTTTTTTGAAGGTTCTCAGGGCCATGTTTGGGATGTTGAGACCATTGCAAACGATGTGTTGGTTGGTCATAACACGGGAACATTTAGGCTAGAGGGTGACAGATTGCAAAAAGTATCCAATAGGGCAGGTGGTTATCAATTTGTAAAGGTTCCGGAAAGGAATAATGTTTTTCTGCAAGGTACATATACCGGTGTGAGCAAATATGAAAAAGAGGC
This genomic interval from Zobellia roscoffensis contains the following:
- a CDS encoding DUF5060 domain-containing protein translates to MKQQKWKSIVKSHFLLALSLSFFQTQANQPKSNTETKGKVVVEAEDFYDQSHTDKRKWYVIDAAYGAKMKSLEHNLHFKAANGEKYIEILPDTRTNHDEKLIVGENFSNEPGKMGVLHYKVNFSEAGRYYVWVRAYSTGSEDNGVHVGVDGTWPESGQRMQWCDGKDTWTWGNSQRTEERHCGVPGFIYIDIDKAGEHDIQFSMREDGFEMDQFILTKDSSFHPAKKSVVVADQDVLAMVKEVRPSAKIYPAQAFKSTKNTFYNDKKWLAINPEKFNEAEASLDFEGPEGNYDVLLFTVGENDGRSIYTLKKNDESFQDFRTPLSSNMFEEGLEYVKVYSNIELKNNDAIGLKAVPKSKDGKEFSRARWSGLVLVKAGTGKKLLEEIQQKMADQTNLKITGELKKWHKVTLTFDGPSTSEDADYNPFMNYRFNVTFTHKQSKKSFVVPGYYAADGDAGQSSSIKGNKWRVHFAPDEIGEWTYDVDFRKGNYSAVSTKSNTGVSAGFMDGASGTFNIEKTDKSGADFRGKGRLRYVGERYLKFAETGEYFLKQGPDAPENFLSYVDLDGTFKDDGHKDKMVKTWSAHLQDYKQNDPTWKNGKGKAIIGALNYLASKGLNSVSFLTNNIAGDDQNVFPYVDYDTYDRIDVSKMDQWEIIFEHAQKLGLFLHFKLLEVENQGLLDNGGVGANTKLYYREIMARFGHHLALNWNLCEENGEWVKNPTTPPQEEEQRLAMTTYFKKNDPYHHHLVIHNGKDFVDLLGPESGLTGPSVQTNKTDFSRVHGQVLHWLDESKKAGFQWAVAVDEPGDAQHSLITDAENPDHDNARRNGLWGTFMAGGWGNEWYFGYAHPHSDLTCEDYRSRDLFWDQAVNAVKFFKENNIPFWETENRNDLVGNSDNKNTVYCLAKENEVYAVYLNSVPTATLDLSNASGDFEVLWFNPKKGGELRKSKVKKVSGGSVVELGKSPDKKQQDWAILLRRAN
- a CDS encoding 3-keto-disaccharide hydrolase codes for the protein MKINGYFAVVGIVVLALSCKAKQSNIPSESTNDEDGYVSLYNGRDMSNWNIMCRDKEPGLAEKVFAAGENGEMHVYKDFPNGDRTEVGKNGTHCMFFTKEKYSSYSFKFEYKWGDKIFNNYDQFQYDAGMYFHVFDVNIWPKGLEYQVRYDDSKNENHTGCVWNSGAKFDWYADNSEETPKLRTYLSKEEGGVAQEHRGGEHKAHKGAEFHALDGQWNQCEVIVMGNAYAVYKLNGKIVNVLTNLSHSEGEIGLQAETAEIFYRNIKIKVFDEVLPIEEALR
- a CDS encoding sugar O-acetyltransferase; the encoded protein is MTEKEKMLHGDPYNSRDPELLAMYHKARKLLLQYNALNPELSSERDIILTDLFHKKGDGVWIEAPFFCDYGENIIIGDGTFVNTNCIFLDNNTITIGKNGLIAPYVQIYTATHPLKASERIITEEGQSRYLTHTKPVSIGDNVWIGGNSVIFPGVTIGNNVTIGAGSVVTKDLPDDVLAFGNPCKVIRKL
- a CDS encoding nucleoside deaminase, with product MTNKHEFFMCRAIEMAAKGMNSNAGGPFGAVVVKDGKIIAEGHNKVTSTNDPTAHAEMVVIRDACKKLNTFQLTDCIIYTSCEPCPMCFGAIYWARPKAVYYGCDKADAKAIDFDDQFIYDELEVGMEDRQIHFKQMLQNEAVEVFNDWASKNDKTKY